A genome region from Chthoniobacterales bacterium includes the following:
- a CDS encoding ATP-binding protein: protein MKTLIALSPQKGFADALQAVLPADVWRVIHHVSQWEKGLFSVPGAVDGIIVECALTDVLPVRLVESLKKLQPQAPVILYTDAALQEWIEEAYLAGASYILPKPIRDRLLAVILDRVLPELPEQSNATPEKRDSSRENESARESAQSVSRTLSTLRDLSRVLTHGLVSEALPKRFLELLREILGVNRAAIFLRKPFSTVSSLTPEAPNSRLQATCAVGLPNGLLEYFELSLDGGIGNYLHRYGRILRSDAPELRNDREIQKEFELLGTKVAIPILDREALIGVAVFDERLTGESFSSSELALVFHALEELGMAIKNSWLHDELTHSHDLMTEILSQLTSGCVVVGQDLQVMHCNPAARRFLLGPDGASRETIHFSELPQTLGSRIYESIKTGTAIAAFRHRPRENQDLAYHVSVIPFNHKHGSSPTAALMLIDDFTQIQRSQQLEIEASNLRMVRSMAEHLSHEIGNALVPMSTHQQLLSEKYEDPEFRGSLSVALTQGIKRISRLSNQLLFLTRDETPRNEPIAALKLIEDAFSDAQTLYGLNGRRLEINNTAGPLTFDGNRASLLHALSETLLNALQSSPVDSAVTVQVETQKEADATWAKVQIVDKGPGFSADLATKATNPFFSTRTIGPGLGLTVAKKIIENHHGRLNLVTGEHKGKVAIYLPLKSGNGAPAASQSRISGSLFRPGKN, encoded by the coding sequence ATGAAGACGCTCATCGCACTTTCACCGCAAAAAGGCTTTGCCGACGCCTTGCAAGCCGTCCTCCCGGCTGACGTCTGGCGCGTGATTCATCATGTTAGTCAGTGGGAAAAAGGATTGTTTTCCGTGCCCGGCGCAGTCGATGGAATCATCGTCGAATGCGCTCTGACCGACGTGCTCCCCGTGCGGCTGGTGGAGTCGCTCAAGAAATTACAGCCGCAGGCGCCGGTGATTCTTTACACCGATGCCGCGCTCCAGGAGTGGATCGAGGAGGCGTATCTGGCAGGCGCGAGTTACATTCTGCCCAAGCCGATTCGGGATCGATTGCTGGCGGTGATTCTCGACCGTGTCCTCCCCGAGCTTCCGGAACAATCGAATGCAACTCCCGAAAAGCGCGATTCGTCTCGTGAAAACGAGAGCGCCCGGGAATCGGCCCAGAGCGTGTCGCGCACGCTGTCCACTTTGCGCGACCTCAGCCGCGTGCTCACGCACGGCTTGGTTTCCGAGGCGCTGCCGAAACGTTTCCTCGAACTGCTGCGCGAGATTCTGGGAGTGAATCGGGCCGCGATTTTTCTGCGGAAACCTTTCTCCACGGTGAGTTCGCTCACACCCGAGGCGCCCAATTCGCGGTTACAGGCGACGTGCGCCGTGGGTTTGCCGAATGGCTTGCTGGAGTATTTCGAGCTTTCGCTGGATGGCGGCATCGGAAATTACCTCCATCGCTATGGCCGAATCCTGCGCAGCGATGCGCCGGAACTCCGCAATGACCGGGAGATTCAGAAGGAATTTGAGCTGCTCGGCACGAAAGTCGCCATCCCGATTCTGGATCGCGAGGCCTTGATCGGCGTCGCGGTTTTCGATGAGCGGCTGACGGGAGAATCTTTCTCCAGCAGTGAGCTCGCCCTCGTTTTTCATGCCTTGGAGGAGCTTGGCATGGCCATTAAAAATAGCTGGCTGCACGATGAATTAACTCACAGTCACGATCTGATGACGGAGATTCTCAGTCAGTTGACTAGTGGTTGCGTGGTCGTCGGGCAGGATCTCCAGGTGATGCATTGCAACCCGGCGGCGCGGCGGTTCCTTCTCGGCCCAGACGGGGCCAGCCGGGAGACGATCCATTTTTCCGAGCTGCCGCAAACTCTCGGCAGCCGCATTTACGAGTCGATCAAAACCGGCACGGCCATCGCGGCATTTCGCCATCGTCCCAGGGAAAATCAGGACCTCGCCTACCATGTCTCGGTGATTCCATTTAATCACAAGCACGGCTCTTCTCCGACGGCGGCGCTGATGTTGATCGATGATTTCACGCAGATCCAGCGCTCGCAGCAGTTGGAAATCGAGGCGTCGAACCTGCGCATGGTGCGCTCCATGGCTGAGCATCTTTCCCACGAAATCGGCAACGCGCTCGTCCCGATGTCCACGCACCAGCAGCTATTGAGCGAAAAATATGAGGACCCGGAATTCCGCGGCTCGCTCTCCGTCGCCCTCACTCAGGGAATCAAACGCATCTCGCGCCTGTCGAATCAGCTACTCTTTCTCACGCGCGACGAGACGCCGCGCAACGAGCCGATCGCGGCCTTAAAGCTGATCGAGGACGCCTTTAGCGACGCGCAGACGCTTTACGGGCTCAATGGCCGCCGGTTGGAGATCAATAACACTGCAGGTCCGCTCACGTTCGATGGCAACCGCGCAAGTTTGCTGCACGCGCTGAGTGAGACCTTGCTCAACGCACTCCAGTCGAGCCCGGTGGATTCGGCGGTGACCGTTCAGGTGGAAACGCAAAAGGAGGCCGATGCGACATGGGCCAAGGTGCAAATCGTCGATAAGGGCCCCGGTTTCAGCGCCGATCTGGCAACGAAGGCGACGAATCCGTTCTTTTCCACCCGCACCATTGGACCTGGACTCGGATTGACGGTGGCGAAGAAGATCATTGAGAATCATCACGGACGACTCAATCTTGTCACCGGCGAGCACAAGGGGAAAGTCGCCATCTATCTTCCACTCAAATCTGGGAATGGAGCGCCAGCGGCCTCGCAAAGCAGGATCAGCGGATCGTTATTCAGGCCGGGAAAAAATTAA
- a CDS encoding outer membrane protein transport protein gives MKHTLTLLTLLGLTSPGLLALGTRIPDQNAAATARGEAFAATADNPSAIYYNPAGITQLDGDQFSVGAYIINLKTEYTSPTGVTADSDNDTQVAPHLYYTHQFADKRFVAGFGFYTPYGLSNEYHDDTPFRTIAKKGSIQYLTFAPTLAAKITRTLSIAGGINYNHATAELSQGIFFPGDESRFKGDDGALSFKLGLLWQPTVQHSFGISYQSESRFKLKGGFENKPYTPREDAVADFNFPQFFIVGYSFRPTPDWNFEFNYDWTDWNELNNVNLTTTSGTTVVIPFNWKSSAFYEFGVTRQLGHGFSVSAGYIYSENSVPEANFSPLVPDSERHIFSAGVGYKSDAWSVNLAYQYAHGPERTISQSISPSLIGESANGKYEFNSHAISLDFGLAF, from the coding sequence ATGAAACACACCCTCACCCTCCTCACTCTCCTCGGTCTGACCTCCCCCGGTCTTTTAGCCTTGGGCACTCGTATTCCTGATCAAAACGCCGCCGCCACGGCTCGCGGCGAGGCCTTTGCCGCCACGGCGGACAATCCATCGGCTATTTATTACAACCCGGCTGGCATCACCCAGCTCGACGGCGACCAATTTTCCGTGGGCGCTTACATCATCAATCTGAAGACGGAATACACCAGTCCGACCGGAGTCACAGCGGATTCGGACAACGACACGCAAGTCGCGCCGCACCTCTATTACACCCACCAGTTTGCCGACAAACGCTTCGTCGCCGGCTTCGGTTTCTACACGCCGTATGGCCTGAGCAACGAATACCACGACGATACGCCTTTCCGCACCATCGCGAAAAAAGGTTCCATCCAGTATCTCACTTTCGCGCCGACCCTGGCCGCGAAAATCACCCGCACGCTCTCCATCGCGGGCGGCATCAACTACAACCACGCCACCGCCGAACTTAGCCAGGGAATCTTTTTTCCCGGTGACGAAAGCCGTTTCAAAGGCGACGACGGTGCCCTGTCGTTCAAGTTGGGCCTGCTCTGGCAGCCGACCGTGCAGCATTCCTTCGGCATTTCGTATCAGTCGGAGAGCCGGTTCAAACTCAAGGGCGGCTTTGAAAACAAACCCTACACCCCGCGTGAGGACGCCGTGGCGGACTTCAATTTCCCTCAGTTTTTCATCGTCGGCTACTCCTTCCGCCCAACGCCGGACTGGAATTTCGAGTTTAACTACGATTGGACCGACTGGAATGAGCTGAATAACGTCAATCTCACCACCACCTCGGGCACGACCGTGGTGATACCCTTCAACTGGAAAAGCTCCGCGTTTTACGAGTTTGGCGTCACCCGCCAGCTTGGCCACGGTTTCTCCGTCAGTGCTGGTTACATTTACAGCGAAAACTCGGTGCCCGAGGCCAACTTTTCTCCACTTGTCCCCGACTCCGAGCGCCACATTTTTAGCGCCGGCGTCGGCTATAAAAGTGATGCATGGAGCGTGAATCTGGCCTATCAATATGCGCATGGTCCTGAGCGCACCATCAGCCAGAGCATTTCTCCGTCATTGATTGGAGAATCTGCCAACGGAAAATATGAATTCAACAGCCATGCCATCAGCCTCGACTTCGGCCTCGCCTTTTGA
- a CDS encoding response regulator gives MNSTAMPSASTSASPFETRLLPVINGPKRGTLLIVDDEEGPRQSLKIVFKGEYDILIAKSGEEGVETLRKNPHTDVVISDIRMTGISGIELLAALKKIDQDIQVIMLTAYETIDTARAALRLGACDYLNKPFDIPAIRASVAGALEKRQIAKQLRSNTEKLGGLQEQIQNERIETSMHRTQGEIYASVIHDINNPLTIISCFSEMINNCIGELQQIEGENLETLRTHLGQITAQVGKCHDISHRYLGFLRQQKDDQFAVDVRQIFIDLRDLLKSHKEAQGHPLFIKELEEDFYAKINGTDLIQILLNIVINAFQSSAGTAVNVTANKLDHAIDYGVFQETPTRRFINLEEFSNTAPLVEIIISDNGSGISADVLPRIFESFFTTKPVGKGTGLGLGIVERLVRKAGGVLHVDSEVGRGTTFTIYLPCVPKL, from the coding sequence ATGAATTCAACAGCCATGCCATCAGCCTCGACTTCGGCCTCGCCTTTTGAGACCCGGCTTCTGCCGGTAATTAATGGACCCAAACGCGGCACCCTCCTCATCGTTGATGATGAAGAGGGCCCGCGCCAGTCCCTCAAAATCGTCTTCAAGGGAGAATACGACATTCTCATCGCCAAATCGGGCGAGGAAGGCGTCGAGACCTTGCGGAAAAATCCCCATACTGATGTCGTCATCAGCGACATTCGCATGACCGGAATCTCCGGCATCGAGCTGCTGGCCGCCCTGAAGAAAATCGATCAGGATATCCAGGTCATAATGCTCACGGCGTATGAAACCATCGACACCGCGCGCGCGGCGCTGCGGCTCGGTGCCTGCGATTACCTGAACAAGCCCTTCGACATTCCCGCCATCCGAGCTTCGGTGGCCGGAGCTTTGGAAAAACGCCAGATCGCCAAGCAACTTCGCAGCAACACGGAAAAACTTGGCGGCCTTCAGGAGCAAATTCAAAACGAGCGCATCGAAACCTCGATGCATCGGACTCAGGGCGAAATCTACGCCAGCGTCATCCACGATATCAACAACCCGCTTACCATCATTTCGTGCTTCTCCGAGATGATTAACAACTGCATCGGCGAGCTCCAGCAGATCGAGGGTGAAAACCTCGAAACCCTGCGCACGCACCTCGGCCAGATTACGGCGCAAGTCGGCAAGTGCCACGACATTTCCCATCGGTATCTCGGTTTCCTGCGCCAGCAAAAGGACGATCAATTCGCCGTAGATGTTCGGCAGATTTTCATCGATCTGCGCGACCTACTCAAATCTCACAAGGAAGCCCAGGGACACCCGCTTTTCATCAAGGAGCTGGAGGAGGATTTCTACGCCAAAATCAATGGCACCGACCTGATCCAGATTCTGCTGAACATCGTCATCAACGCCTTTCAAAGCTCGGCCGGCACCGCTGTCAACGTCACCGCCAACAAGCTCGACCACGCCATCGACTACGGTGTTTTTCAGGAAACGCCAACCCGGCGATTTATTAATCTGGAGGAATTTTCCAACACGGCACCGCTTGTGGAAATCATCATTTCCGACAACGGCTCCGGAATTTCCGCGGACGTTTTGCCGAGAATCTTTGAGAGTTTCTTCACGACCAAACCCGTTGGAAAAGGCACCGGTCTGGGCCTCGGCATTGTCGAGCGGCTCGTTCGCAAGGCGGGCGGCGTCCTGCACGTGGACTCGGAAGTCGGCCGCGGCACGACCTTCACGATCTACCTGCCCTGCGTTCCCAAATTGTAG